A stretch of DNA from Acidimicrobiales bacterium:
GCAGAACGGCCTCGTGACCGACGGGATGACCCCGATCTCCCCCCCGCCGTCCACGTACCGGTACCGGGTCGCCGGCTCGGGTCCGTGGGGAACGGGCTCCAGGGGGTAGACGGCGTCGATGGCGGCCAGGGTCTCGTCCGCCGGCACCACCTGGTCCATCGTCCACCCACCGTCGGCGTCGAGCGGCATGAACTCGATGAAGCGGGGCTGCACCCCCCGCTCGCGGCCGAAGGTGGCGAAGTCGACGGCCTCGTCGTCGTTGACCCCCCGCATCATCACCGTATTGACCTTGACCGGGCTGAACCCTGCCCTGATGGCGGCCTCGATCCCGTCCAACACCCGGTCCAGCTGGTCCCGCCGGGCCATCTGGCGAAATCGCTCCGGCCGCAGCGAGTCACACGACACGTTGATCCGGTTCAGCCCCGCCCGCCGCAGCTCCCGCGCCACCAGCCCGAGCGTGGCCCCGTTGGTCGTCATGGCCAGGTCGACGCCCCGCCCCGTGGCCGGCACCCGCAGCCCGGCCAGCATCTCCACCAGCAGCGGCAGCCGGGCCCGCACCGTCGGCTCGCCCCCGGTGAGCCGGATCCCGTCGAAATCGAAGCGCTCCACGCACAGGCGGGCCACCCGCTCGATCTCCTCGAAGCTCAGCAGCTCCGAGCGGTCGAGCCACTGCATCCCCTCCTCGGGCATGCAGTACGTGCAGCTGAAGTTACAGCGGTCGGTGACCGATATGCGGAGGTCCCGCACGGTCCGCCCGAAGGGATCGACCAGCGGCTTGGGGGCCACGTCGTTCACCCCGACCATGCTAGGGGCCGGCAAGCCGTCGCACCGCGGCAGTTTGGCCGGGACGGGACGCCCGACGCCTCAGAGCTCGCCCAGCAGCATCGTGGTGACGCAATCCCCAGCGTCGATGCCTTCGCCGTCGGGTAGCAGCGCCAGGGCGTTGGCGAGCGCCATGGCCGAGAGCTGGTGAGAGGCCTGGCCGCCCGCGGATCGGAGGTGGAACCTCCCGTCGGAGCGGGGTGTGGCGATCACCCGGGCCAGGTGCAGCTTGCCGTCCGGACGCCGGCGCAGGCTTTCGTCGGCCACGGCCTCGACGTGGACGCGATCGAGCTGGTCGTGACCCATCATCGCCCTCAGCCCCGGTCTGGCGAACAGCTCGAAACTCACCATCGACGACAC
This window harbors:
- the moaA gene encoding GTP 3',8-cyclase MoaA; amino-acid sequence: MNDVAPKPLVDPFGRTVRDLRISVTDRCNFSCTYCMPEEGMQWLDRSELLSFEEIERVARLCVERFDFDGIRLTGGEPTVRARLPLLVEMLAGLRVPATGRGVDLAMTTNGATLGLVARELRRAGLNRINVSCDSLRPERFRQMARRDQLDRVLDGIEAAIRAGFSPVKVNTVMMRGVNDDEAVDFATFGRERGVQPRFIEFMPLDADGGWTMDQVVPADETLAAIDAVYPLEPVPHGPEPATRYRYVDGGGEIGVIPSVTRPFCGDCDRVRITAEGKFRTCLFALDEHDLRTVVRNGGSDDDLAAAIERAVGTKWAGHHIGRASFVRPPRSMSQIGG